Within Streptomyces albofaciens JCM 4342, the genomic segment CCTCGTCGGTCTCGTTCAGACCGTCGTCGACGATGGAGCCGGCCATCGGCAGCACGTTGAAGGCGATCGGGCGGACGTACTTGTCCGGCTCGGGGAAGGTCACGGCCGAGCCGTCGTGGGTGAGCTTGGTGGCGTCCTGCTCGACGGCCTTGCGGACCTGCTCGTCCAGCTCCGCGACGCCGGCCAGTCCGCTGCCGGAGACCGCCTGGTAGGTGGAGACGACCAGCGAGACCAGCCCGGCCTCGGCGTGCAGCGGGCGCAGCACCGGCATGGCGGCCATGGTGGTGCAGTTCGGGTTGGCGATGATGCCCTTGCGGCGCTCGGAGATCGCCTGCGGGTTGACCTCGGAGACGACCAGCGGGACGTCGGGGTCCATCCGCCAGGCGGAGGAGTTGTCGATCACGACCGGGCCGGCGTCGGCGACCTTCGGCGCCAGCGCCTTGGAGGTGGCGCCGCCCGCCGAGAACAGCACGATGTCCAGGCCGGAGTAGTCCGCGGTGGCCGCGTCCTCGACCGTGATCTCGGTGTCCTGCCACGGGAGCGTACGCCCGGCGGAGCGGGCCGAGGCGAACAGTCGCAGCTGCTCCACCGGGAAGTTCCGCTCGGCGAGAATGCCCCGCATCACGCCGCCGACCTGACCGGTGGCTCCGACGATTCCGATCCTCATGGCACTCCTTGTTCGGTACGTACAGCAGCGGAACGGGTGCTTTCGAGGGCACCCGCCCCGTTACTGTCCACTATCTCAGGCCGCTACGGCACGACCTTTTCGATGCGCACGGCGCCGCTGCCGGTGACCGTGCCGGACGGGTTCAGCAGCCGGACCTCGCCGGAGAACTCGCGTCCGGCGGGGGCCGGGCCCGCGGCCGTAACCTCGGCCGTGACCTGCGCCGATGCTCCGCTACCCAGCTTCACCGGTTTCGATTCGTCCGTCTTGAGCGAGCCGAGCGCGGCGGCGTAATACACATCACGGTAGTCGTAGGCGGTGCTGCCCGCGGGGACCGCGTAGCCGTCCACGACGACGGTGTACGTGCCGGGCGCGGGCTTGGCCACGCTGACCGACTCGTCCGAGCCGCCGGTCGCCGAGGAGGCGACGACCTTGCCGTCGAGCAGGACGCTCAGGTCCAGGTCGGCCTTGGCGTCGGCGGGCGCGCCGATCGCGGCGTCCAGCCGGGACACCCCGCTGCCCACGACGACCTCGTACCGCTGCGACTCGCCTTCCTTGACCGTCGGGCGCTGCGTACGGGACGAGCCCAGCTCGCCGCCCTTGAGGGTGCCGTCGAAGGCGGCGGAAGCGTTGGTGACCTTCCAGTCCACCGCGGTCGCGGTGCCGGCCTTGACCTCCGGCAGGACGCGGACGGCCGGGTCGAAGGTGGTGCCGATGGTGGACGCGGTGACCGTGTACGGGTTGTCCAGCAGCGGCGAGGTGCGCCGCGCCTCGACCTCGAATTCCCAGACGCCGGGCGCCGGGTTCTGGTACGTGCGCCGCGCCGGGTCGCAGGTGTTGGCCGGGTTCGGGTAG encodes:
- a CDS encoding aspartate-semialdehyde dehydrogenase, which translates into the protein MRIGIVGATGQVGGVMRGILAERNFPVEQLRLFASARSAGRTLPWQDTEITVEDAATADYSGLDIVLFSAGGATSKALAPKVADAGPVVIDNSSAWRMDPDVPLVVSEVNPQAISERRKGIIANPNCTTMAAMPVLRPLHAEAGLVSLVVSTYQAVSGSGLAGVAELDEQVRKAVEQDATKLTHDGSAVTFPEPDKYVRPIAFNVLPMAGSIVDDGLNETDEEQKLRNESRKILEIPELKVSGTCVRVPVFSGHSLQVNARFEREITPERANELLAGAPGVALSHVPTPLQAAGQDASYVGRIRKDETVDHGLALFLSNDNLRKGAALNAVQIAELVAAELRG